The following coding sequences lie in one Anguilla rostrata isolate EN2019 chromosome 8, ASM1855537v3, whole genome shotgun sequence genomic window:
- the lrrc69 gene encoding leucine-rich repeat-containing protein 69 isoform X3 encodes MANNLVIRALRGNAKSFSLSSKNINQIPSTVANLTSLLKLQLNNNCLSTLPIELQSLCHLTELNLGNNLLEEIPPVLKYLPSLRKLYVFGNQIENLPEDIFGALSKLVLLNLNHNKIRVLPPEIKGLTHLEILSLTHNQLEVIPAEIALLNKLTELNLTNNNLVTLPPQLCFLPQLSKLYIARNCLKELPEGIFRLSKLKVLDVAGNCLTMFPVDQLSGLYDTGMLVPPCQGGGAVLRRKCFRPAQIGGIHSRDRGAVFKGAGGQADPDGVQEGALCPAPGPGAPPGRGGRAVSGGQVCPLLPGLPHHLAGVRAVC; translated from the exons ATGGCAAACAATCTTGTCATCAGAGCTTTAAGGGGAAATGCAAAATCGTTTAGTTTGAGTTCTAAGAATATAAACCAGATTCCTAGCACAGTTGCAAATCTTACGAGTCTTTTGAAACTACAGTTAAATAACAATTGCCTTTCAACTCTGCCCATTGAATTGCAGTCTTTGTGCCAC TTGACAGAGCTGAACCTGGGAAACAATCTTCTCGAAGAGATTCCACCTGTTCTGAAGTATCTTCCATCGCTAAGAAAACTGTATGTATTTGGAAACCAAATCGAAAATTTGCCTGAAGACATTTTTG GTGCGCTCTCAAAACTTGTCCTTCTGAATTTGAATCACAACAAAATTAGAGTCCTTCCACCAGAGATAAAAGG TCTTACTCACTTGGAAATTTTGAGTCTAACTCACAACCAACTGGAAGTTATTCCTGCTGAAATAGCTTTGCTTAATAAGCTGACTGAGCTCAACTTAACTAACAACAACCTTGTCACTTTGCCACCACAACTCTGCTTCTTGCCACAACTGTCAAAGCTCTATATTGCAAGAAACTGTCTGAAAGAACTACCTGAG GGGATATTCAGACTGTCGAAGCTCAAAGTCCTAGATGTTGCAGGAAATTGTCTGACCATGTTTCCAGTGGAT CAGTTAAGTGGTTTGTATGATACTGGTATGCTAGTTCCACCTTGTCAGGGTGGAGGAGCTGTACTGCGAAGGAAATGCTTTCGTCCAGCACAAATTGGTGGAATCCATTCAAGAGACAGAGGTGCTGTCTTTAAAG GAGCAGGCGGCCAGGCTGATCCTGATGGAGTGCAGGAGGGAGCGCTCTGTCCTGCGCCGGGCCCTGGCGCTCCACCCGGCCGTGGCGGACGCGCTGTCTCTGGCGGGCAGGTGTGCCCTCTGCTCCCAGGCCTTCCTCACCACCTGGCTGGAGTGCGTGCGGTTTGTTAA
- the lrrc69 gene encoding leucine-rich repeat-containing protein 69 isoform X5 — translation MANNLVIRALRGNAKSFSLSSKNINQIPSTVANLTSLLKLQLNNNCLSTLPIELQSLCHLTELNLGNNLLEEIPPVLKYLPSLRKLYVFGNQIENLPEDIFGALSKLVLLNLNHNKIRVLPPEIKGLTHLEILSLTHNQLEVIPAEIALLNKLTELNLTNNNLVTLPPQLCFLPQLSKLYIARNCLKELPEGIFRLSKLKVLDVAGNCLTMFPVDQLSGLYDTGMLVPPCQGGGAVLRRKCFRPAQIGGIHSRDRGAVFKGGQADPDGVQEGALCPAPGPGAPPGRGGRAVSGGQVCPLLPGLPHHLAGVRAVC, via the exons ATGGCAAACAATCTTGTCATCAGAGCTTTAAGGGGAAATGCAAAATCGTTTAGTTTGAGTTCTAAGAATATAAACCAGATTCCTAGCACAGTTGCAAATCTTACGAGTCTTTTGAAACTACAGTTAAATAACAATTGCCTTTCAACTCTGCCCATTGAATTGCAGTCTTTGTGCCAC TTGACAGAGCTGAACCTGGGAAACAATCTTCTCGAAGAGATTCCACCTGTTCTGAAGTATCTTCCATCGCTAAGAAAACTGTATGTATTTGGAAACCAAATCGAAAATTTGCCTGAAGACATTTTTG GTGCGCTCTCAAAACTTGTCCTTCTGAATTTGAATCACAACAAAATTAGAGTCCTTCCACCAGAGATAAAAGG TCTTACTCACTTGGAAATTTTGAGTCTAACTCACAACCAACTGGAAGTTATTCCTGCTGAAATAGCTTTGCTTAATAAGCTGACTGAGCTCAACTTAACTAACAACAACCTTGTCACTTTGCCACCACAACTCTGCTTCTTGCCACAACTGTCAAAGCTCTATATTGCAAGAAACTGTCTGAAAGAACTACCTGAG GGGATATTCAGACTGTCGAAGCTCAAAGTCCTAGATGTTGCAGGAAATTGTCTGACCATGTTTCCAGTGGAT CAGTTAAGTGGTTTGTATGATACTGGTATGCTAGTTCCACCTTGTCAGGGTGGAGGAGCTGTACTGCGAAGGAAATGCTTTCGTCCAGCACAAATTGGTGGAATCCATTCAAGAGACAGAGGTGCTGTCTTTAAAG GCGGCCAGGCTGATCCTGATGGAGTGCAGGAGGGAGCGCTCTGTCCTGCGCCGGGCCCTGGCGCTCCACCCGGCCGTGGCGGACGCGCTGTCTCTGGCGGGCAGGTGTGCCCTCTGCTCCCAGGCCTTCCTCACCACCTGGCTGGAGTGCGTGCGGTTTGTTAA
- the lrrc69 gene encoding leucine-rich repeat-containing protein 69 isoform X2: MANNLVIRALRGNAKSFSLSSKNINQIPSTVANLTSLLKLQLNNNCLSTLPIELQSLCHLTELNLGNNLLEEIPPVLKYLPSLRKLYVFGNQIENLPEDIFGALSKLVLLNLNHNKIRVLPPEIKGLTHLEILSLTHNQLEVIPAEIALLNKLTELNLTNNNLVTLPPQLCFLPQLSKLYIARNCLKELPEGIFRLSKLKVLDVAGNCLTMFPVDFHLVRVEELYCEGNAFVQHKLVESIQETEVLSLKAARLILMECRRERSVLRRALALHPAVADALSLAGRCALCSQAFLTTWLECVRFVNLRKDMKLRSSQSVPVRVQLCSYSCFNQSGHMYYGVASV, translated from the exons ATGGCAAACAATCTTGTCATCAGAGCTTTAAGGGGAAATGCAAAATCGTTTAGTTTGAGTTCTAAGAATATAAACCAGATTCCTAGCACAGTTGCAAATCTTACGAGTCTTTTGAAACTACAGTTAAATAACAATTGCCTTTCAACTCTGCCCATTGAATTGCAGTCTTTGTGCCAC TTGACAGAGCTGAACCTGGGAAACAATCTTCTCGAAGAGATTCCACCTGTTCTGAAGTATCTTCCATCGCTAAGAAAACTGTATGTATTTGGAAACCAAATCGAAAATTTGCCTGAAGACATTTTTG GTGCGCTCTCAAAACTTGTCCTTCTGAATTTGAATCACAACAAAATTAGAGTCCTTCCACCAGAGATAAAAGG TCTTACTCACTTGGAAATTTTGAGTCTAACTCACAACCAACTGGAAGTTATTCCTGCTGAAATAGCTTTGCTTAATAAGCTGACTGAGCTCAACTTAACTAACAACAACCTTGTCACTTTGCCACCACAACTCTGCTTCTTGCCACAACTGTCAAAGCTCTATATTGCAAGAAACTGTCTGAAAGAACTACCTGAG GGGATATTCAGACTGTCGAAGCTCAAAGTCCTAGATGTTGCAGGAAATTGTCTGACCATGTTTCCAGTGGAT TTCCACCTTGTCAGGGTGGAGGAGCTGTACTGCGAAGGAAATGCTTTCGTCCAGCACAAATTGGTGGAATCCATTCAAGAGACAGAGGTGCTGTCTTTAAAG GCGGCCAGGCTGATCCTGATGGAGTGCAGGAGGGAGCGCTCTGTCCTGCGCCGGGCCCTGGCGCTCCACCCGGCCGTGGCGGACGCGCTGTCTCTGGCGGGCAGGTGTGCCCTCTGCTCCCAGGCCTTCCTCACCACCTGGCTGGAGTGCGTGCGGTTTGTTAACCTCAGGAAG GACATGAAGTTGAGAAGCTCGCAGTCCGTCCCAGTGAGAGTCCAGCTCTGTTCCTACAGCTGCTTCAACCAGAGCGGTCACATGTACTACGGAGTTGCATCTGTATAG
- the lrrc69 gene encoding leucine-rich repeat-containing protein 69 isoform X1 produces the protein MANNLVIRALRGNAKSFSLSSKNINQIPSTVANLTSLLKLQLNNNCLSTLPIELQSLCHLTELNLGNNLLEEIPPVLKYLPSLRKLYVFGNQIENLPEDIFGALSKLVLLNLNHNKIRVLPPEIKGLTHLEILSLTHNQLEVIPAEIALLNKLTELNLTNNNLVTLPPQLCFLPQLSKLYIARNCLKELPEGIFRLSKLKVLDVAGNCLTMFPVDFHLVRVEELYCEGNAFVQHKLVESIQETEVLSLKEQAARLILMECRRERSVLRRALALHPAVADALSLAGRCALCSQAFLTTWLECVRFVNLRKDMKLRSSQSVPVRVQLCSYSCFNQSGHMYYGVASV, from the exons ATGGCAAACAATCTTGTCATCAGAGCTTTAAGGGGAAATGCAAAATCGTTTAGTTTGAGTTCTAAGAATATAAACCAGATTCCTAGCACAGTTGCAAATCTTACGAGTCTTTTGAAACTACAGTTAAATAACAATTGCCTTTCAACTCTGCCCATTGAATTGCAGTCTTTGTGCCAC TTGACAGAGCTGAACCTGGGAAACAATCTTCTCGAAGAGATTCCACCTGTTCTGAAGTATCTTCCATCGCTAAGAAAACTGTATGTATTTGGAAACCAAATCGAAAATTTGCCTGAAGACATTTTTG GTGCGCTCTCAAAACTTGTCCTTCTGAATTTGAATCACAACAAAATTAGAGTCCTTCCACCAGAGATAAAAGG TCTTACTCACTTGGAAATTTTGAGTCTAACTCACAACCAACTGGAAGTTATTCCTGCTGAAATAGCTTTGCTTAATAAGCTGACTGAGCTCAACTTAACTAACAACAACCTTGTCACTTTGCCACCACAACTCTGCTTCTTGCCACAACTGTCAAAGCTCTATATTGCAAGAAACTGTCTGAAAGAACTACCTGAG GGGATATTCAGACTGTCGAAGCTCAAAGTCCTAGATGTTGCAGGAAATTGTCTGACCATGTTTCCAGTGGAT TTCCACCTTGTCAGGGTGGAGGAGCTGTACTGCGAAGGAAATGCTTTCGTCCAGCACAAATTGGTGGAATCCATTCAAGAGACAGAGGTGCTGTCTTTAAAG GAGCAGGCGGCCAGGCTGATCCTGATGGAGTGCAGGAGGGAGCGCTCTGTCCTGCGCCGGGCCCTGGCGCTCCACCCGGCCGTGGCGGACGCGCTGTCTCTGGCGGGCAGGTGTGCCCTCTGCTCCCAGGCCTTCCTCACCACCTGGCTGGAGTGCGTGCGGTTTGTTAACCTCAGGAAG GACATGAAGTTGAGAAGCTCGCAGTCCGTCCCAGTGAGAGTCCAGCTCTGTTCCTACAGCTGCTTCAACCAGAGCGGTCACATGTACTACGGAGTTGCATCTGTATAG
- the lrrc69 gene encoding leucine-rich repeat-containing protein 69 isoform X4 translates to MANNLVIRALRGNAKSFSLSSKNINQIPSTVANLTSLLKLQLNNNCLSTLPIELQSLCHLTELNLGNNLLEEIPPVLKYLPSLRKLYVFGNQIENLPEDIFGALSKLVLLNLNHNKIRVLPPEIKGLTHLEILSLTHNQLEVIPAEIALLNKLTELNLTNNNLVTLPPQLCFLPQLSKLYIARNCLKELPEGIFRLSKLKVLDVAGNCLTMFPVDLSGLYDTGMLVPPCQGGGAVLRRKCFRPAQIGGIHSRDRGAVFKGAGGQADPDGVQEGALCPAPGPGAPPGRGGRAVSGGQVCPLLPGLPHHLAGVRAVC, encoded by the exons ATGGCAAACAATCTTGTCATCAGAGCTTTAAGGGGAAATGCAAAATCGTTTAGTTTGAGTTCTAAGAATATAAACCAGATTCCTAGCACAGTTGCAAATCTTACGAGTCTTTTGAAACTACAGTTAAATAACAATTGCCTTTCAACTCTGCCCATTGAATTGCAGTCTTTGTGCCAC TTGACAGAGCTGAACCTGGGAAACAATCTTCTCGAAGAGATTCCACCTGTTCTGAAGTATCTTCCATCGCTAAGAAAACTGTATGTATTTGGAAACCAAATCGAAAATTTGCCTGAAGACATTTTTG GTGCGCTCTCAAAACTTGTCCTTCTGAATTTGAATCACAACAAAATTAGAGTCCTTCCACCAGAGATAAAAGG TCTTACTCACTTGGAAATTTTGAGTCTAACTCACAACCAACTGGAAGTTATTCCTGCTGAAATAGCTTTGCTTAATAAGCTGACTGAGCTCAACTTAACTAACAACAACCTTGTCACTTTGCCACCACAACTCTGCTTCTTGCCACAACTGTCAAAGCTCTATATTGCAAGAAACTGTCTGAAAGAACTACCTGAG GGGATATTCAGACTGTCGAAGCTCAAAGTCCTAGATGTTGCAGGAAATTGTCTGACCATGTTTCCAGTGGAT TTAAGTGGTTTGTATGATACTGGTATGCTAGTTCCACCTTGTCAGGGTGGAGGAGCTGTACTGCGAAGGAAATGCTTTCGTCCAGCACAAATTGGTGGAATCCATTCAAGAGACAGAGGTGCTGTCTTTAAAG GAGCAGGCGGCCAGGCTGATCCTGATGGAGTGCAGGAGGGAGCGCTCTGTCCTGCGCCGGGCCCTGGCGCTCCACCCGGCCGTGGCGGACGCGCTGTCTCTGGCGGGCAGGTGTGCCCTCTGCTCCCAGGCCTTCCTCACCACCTGGCTGGAGTGCGTGCGGTTTGTTAA